A single region of the Streptomyces sp. ITFR-16 genome encodes:
- a CDS encoding cytochrome ubiquinol oxidase subunit I, whose translation MELALAPETLARWQFGTTTVYHFLFVPLTISLAALTAGLQTAWVRTDNEKYLRATKFWGKLFLINIAMGVVTGIVQEFQFGMNWSDYSRFVGDIFGAPLAFEALIAFFFESTFIGLWIFGWDKLPKKIHLACIWMVSIGTILSAYFILAANSWMQHPVGYRINKDRGRAELTDFWHVLTQNTALTQFFHTITAAFLVGGAFMVGIAAFHLARKKHIPVMRTSLRLGLITVVVAGLLTAISGDQLGKVMFKQQPMKMAAAEALWDGQNSAPFSIFAYGDVSKGHNSVEISIPGILSFLADDDFHSYVPGINDINKAEQERFGPGDYRPNIPVAFWSFRWMIGFGMASFALGILGLWLTRKKFMLPPGMRTGEDEVPHLVLFKNKALSPRIARWYWIVALWTLLFPLIANSWGWIFTEMGRQPWVVYGVLQTRDAVSPGVSQGEVLTSLILFTLLYAALAVIEVKLLVKYIKAGPPELTDDDLNPPTRIGGDRDDADRPMAFSY comes from the coding sequence GTGGAGCTAGCTCTGGCGCCGGAGACCCTGGCGCGATGGCAGTTCGGAACGACCACCGTCTACCACTTCCTCTTCGTTCCCCTGACGATCTCTCTCGCCGCGCTCACCGCCGGCCTGCAGACCGCCTGGGTGCGGACGGACAACGAGAAGTACCTCAGGGCCACCAAGTTCTGGGGAAAACTCTTCCTGATCAACATCGCCATGGGTGTCGTCACCGGCATCGTGCAGGAGTTCCAGTTCGGCATGAACTGGTCCGACTACTCGCGGTTCGTCGGTGACATCTTCGGCGCACCCCTCGCGTTCGAGGCGCTGATTGCCTTCTTCTTCGAGTCCACCTTCATCGGGCTGTGGATCTTCGGCTGGGACAAGCTGCCGAAGAAGATCCACCTCGCCTGCATCTGGATGGTCTCGATCGGCACCATCCTCTCCGCCTACTTCATCCTGGCGGCCAACTCCTGGATGCAGCACCCGGTCGGCTACCGGATCAACAAGGACCGCGGGCGCGCCGAGCTCACCGACTTCTGGCATGTGCTGACCCAGAACACCGCGCTCACCCAGTTCTTCCACACCATCACGGCGGCCTTCCTGGTCGGCGGCGCGTTCATGGTCGGCATCGCTGCCTTCCACCTGGCCCGCAAGAAGCACATCCCGGTGATGCGGACCTCGCTGCGGCTGGGGCTGATCACCGTGGTGGTCGCCGGTCTGCTCACGGCCATCAGCGGGGACCAGCTCGGCAAGGTCATGTTCAAGCAGCAGCCGATGAAGATGGCGGCGGCCGAGGCGCTGTGGGACGGACAGAACTCCGCACCCTTCTCGATCTTCGCGTACGGCGATGTCAGCAAGGGCCACAACTCCGTCGAGATCTCGATCCCCGGGATACTGTCCTTCCTCGCCGACGACGACTTCCACTCGTACGTCCCCGGCATCAACGACATCAACAAGGCCGAGCAGGAGCGCTTCGGGCCCGGCGACTACCGCCCCAACATCCCCGTGGCCTTCTGGAGCTTCCGGTGGATGATCGGCTTCGGCATGGCGTCCTTCGCCCTCGGAATCCTCGGACTGTGGCTCACCCGGAAGAAGTTCATGCTGCCACCGGGGATGCGCACCGGTGAGGACGAAGTGCCGCACCTGGTCCTGTTCAAGAACAAGGCGCTGAGCCCCAGGATCGCCCGGTGGTACTGGATCGTCGCCCTGTGGACCCTGCTCTTCCCGCTGATCGCCAACTCCTGGGGCTGGATCTTCACCGAGATGGGCCGCCAGCCCTGGGTCGTGTACGGGGTGCTGCAGACCCGCGACGCGGTCTCCCCCGGCGTCTCGCAGGGCGAGGTGCTCACCTCGCTGATCCTGTTCACGCTGCTCTACGCGGCGCTCGCCGTGATCGAGGTCAAGCTGCTCGTGAAGTACATCAAGGCCGGGCCTCCGGAGCTCACGGACGACGACCTGAACCCGCCCACCCGGATCGGCGGCGACCGTGACGACGCCGACCGGCCCATGGCCTTCTCCTACTGA
- the hisC gene encoding histidinol-phosphate transaminase, translating to MSETSPKLRAELDGVPAYVPGRPAAAADGPAAFKLSSNENPYPPLPGVMDSALAAAAHFNRYPDMACTGLMNELSERFGVPVSHLATGTGSVGVAQQLLQATSGPGDEVIYAWRSFEAYPIITQVSGATSVKVPLTDGEVHDLDAMADAITDRTRLIFVCNPNNPTGTVVRRAELERFLDRVPGDVLVVLDEAYKEFIRDTEVPDGIEIYRDRPNVAVLRTFSKAYGLAGLRVGFAVAHEPVAAALRKTAVPFGVSQLAQDAAVASLRAEDELLGRVGSLVCERQRVQETLLRQGWTVPESQANFVWLRLGDRTADFAAVCEKAGVVVRPFAGEGVRVTIGEDEANDLFLKVTESYRREL from the coding sequence GTGAGCGAGACGAGCCCCAAGCTGCGCGCCGAGCTGGACGGCGTTCCCGCCTATGTGCCGGGCAGGCCGGCCGCGGCGGCGGACGGACCGGCCGCGTTCAAGCTGTCCTCCAACGAGAATCCGTATCCCCCGCTGCCGGGGGTGATGGACTCCGCGCTGGCTGCGGCGGCGCACTTCAACCGCTACCCGGACATGGCCTGCACCGGCCTGATGAACGAGCTGTCCGAGCGTTTCGGTGTGCCCGTCTCGCATCTGGCCACCGGCACCGGCTCGGTCGGGGTGGCGCAGCAGCTGCTGCAGGCCACCTCGGGCCCGGGCGACGAGGTGATCTATGCCTGGCGCTCCTTCGAGGCGTACCCGATCATCACGCAGGTCAGCGGCGCGACCTCGGTGAAGGTGCCGCTGACCGACGGCGAGGTGCACGACCTGGACGCGATGGCGGACGCGATCACCGACCGCACCCGGCTGATCTTCGTCTGCAACCCGAACAACCCGACCGGCACCGTGGTGCGCCGGGCGGAGCTGGAACGGTTCCTCGACCGGGTGCCGGGGGACGTCCTCGTGGTGCTCGACGAGGCGTACAAGGAGTTCATCCGTGACACCGAGGTGCCCGACGGCATCGAGATCTACCGGGACCGGCCCAATGTGGCGGTGCTGCGGACCTTCTCCAAGGCCTACGGGCTCGCGGGGCTGCGGGTCGGCTTCGCGGTGGCCCACGAGCCGGTGGCGGCGGCGCTGCGCAAGACGGCGGTGCCGTTCGGTGTGAGCCAGCTCGCCCAGGACGCGGCCGTGGCCTCGCTCCGTGCCGAGGACGAACTCCTGGGCCGGGTGGGGTCCCTGGTGTGCGAGCGGCAGCGGGTGCAGGAGACGCTGCTGCGCCAGGGCTGGACGGTGCCGGAGTCCCAGGCCAACTTCGTCTGGCTGCGGCTGGGGGACCGTACCGCCGACTTCGCCGCGGTCTGCGAGAAGGCCGGTGTGGTGGTCAGGCCGTTCGCGGGCGAGGGCGTGCGGGTCACGATCGGTGAGGACGAGGCGAACGACCTGTTCCTGAAGGTGACGGAGTCCTACCGCAGGGAGCTGTAG
- a CDS encoding LacI family DNA-binding transcriptional regulator yields the protein MTAAGKHQVSRTETPRRGGRQGRAGIRDVAAAAGVSITTVSDALNGKGRLPDATRRHVREVAERLGYRPSAAARTLRTGKSGLIGLTVTTYGDEPFTFTEFAYFAEMARAATSAALARGYALVILPATSRHDVWSNVALDGTVVIDPSDQDPVVTELVRQGLPVVSDGRPAGTLPVTAWVDNDHRAAVLDLLDHLAAAGARRIGLLTGTTTDTYTRLSTTAYLHWCERVGQDPVYESYPAHDPCAGAVAADRLLARPDRPDAVYGLFDPNGTDLLAAARRYGLRVPEDLLLVCCSESTVYATTEPPITTLSLKPRRIGTAVVQLLIDAIEGVDQDGPVEQVIPTELIVRTSSQRRPPRTTVSAPRSPAGD from the coding sequence ATGACAGCAGCAGGGAAGCACCAGGTGAGCCGGACGGAGACCCCCCGGCGCGGCGGCAGGCAGGGACGAGCAGGAATCCGGGATGTGGCCGCCGCCGCCGGGGTCTCCATCACGACCGTCTCCGACGCGCTCAACGGCAAGGGCAGGCTCCCGGACGCCACTCGCCGCCATGTCCGCGAGGTCGCAGAGCGCCTGGGCTACCGCCCTTCCGCCGCGGCCCGAACGCTCCGTACCGGCAAGTCCGGCCTGATCGGCCTGACCGTGACGACGTACGGGGATGAACCTTTCACCTTCACAGAATTCGCGTACTTCGCCGAGATGGCCAGAGCGGCCACCTCCGCCGCGCTCGCCCGCGGCTATGCCCTCGTCATCCTGCCCGCCACCTCACGCCACGACGTCTGGTCGAATGTCGCGCTCGACGGCACCGTCGTCATCGACCCCTCCGACCAGGACCCGGTCGTCACGGAACTCGTACGCCAGGGCCTGCCCGTCGTCTCCGACGGCCGGCCGGCCGGAACCCTTCCGGTCACCGCCTGGGTCGACAACGACCACCGGGCCGCCGTGCTCGACCTCCTCGACCATCTCGCCGCCGCCGGGGCCCGCCGTATCGGGCTGCTGACCGGCACCACCACCGACACGTACACCCGGCTCTCCACCACCGCCTACCTCCACTGGTGCGAGCGCGTGGGCCAGGACCCGGTGTACGAGTCCTACCCCGCCCACGACCCGTGCGCGGGCGCGGTGGCCGCCGACCGGCTGCTGGCCCGCCCGGACCGCCCGGACGCCGTCTACGGGCTCTTCGACCCCAACGGCACGGATCTGCTCGCGGCCGCCCGCCGGTACGGTCTGCGCGTCCCCGAGGACCTCTTACTGGTCTGCTGCAGCGAATCCACCGTCTACGCGACGACCGAGCCACCCATCACCACGCTCTCGCTCAAGCCGCGCAGAATCGGCACGGCAGTCGTCCAACTGCTCATCGACGCCATCGAAGGCGTCGACCAGGACGGCCCGGTGGAACAGGTGATACCGACGGAACTCATCGTCCGGACGTCCTCGCAACGCCGTCCGCCCCGCACCACGGTCAGCGCGCCGCGCTCTCCGGCAGGGGATTGA
- a CDS encoding metallophosphoesterase, with protein sequence MTQGAGQEPVVRTATLRDFRVPPYAQSPAPPASPLPGSTFPAGEVLEGYTPTARDLPVITIDGPDRPQTAPEPRPDPGSGPGPLYVVGDVHGYLDELVAALAEQGLIDAEGNWSAGNARLWFLGDFTDRGPDGIGVIDLVMRLSAEAAAAGGYCKALMGNHELLLIGAKRFGDTPVNSGAGTATFQAAWLLNGGQKTDMERLQDVHLQWMSRLDAVVEEDGHLLMHSDTTAYLDYGSTIEDVNDTVHAILTRNDADECWDLFRKLTKRFAFRDESGPQAVQELMAAYGGRRVVHGHSPIPYLLGEVGSEDGEDSAGPVVDGPHVYADGLAIAMDGGVTMAGKLLVVQLPLHV encoded by the coding sequence ATGACACAGGGGGCCGGTCAGGAACCCGTGGTGCGGACGGCGACGTTGCGCGACTTCCGCGTACCGCCCTATGCGCAGTCCCCTGCGCCGCCCGCTTCACCGCTGCCGGGAAGCACCTTCCCGGCGGGCGAGGTGCTGGAGGGGTACACCCCGACGGCCCGCGATCTTCCCGTCATCACCATCGACGGCCCCGACCGGCCGCAGACCGCGCCCGAGCCGCGGCCCGACCCGGGCTCGGGCCCCGGCCCGCTGTACGTCGTCGGCGATGTCCACGGCTATCTGGACGAGCTCGTAGCCGCCCTCGCCGAACAGGGCCTGATCGACGCCGAGGGCAACTGGTCCGCGGGCAACGCGCGCCTCTGGTTCCTCGGCGACTTCACCGACCGGGGCCCCGACGGCATCGGCGTCATCGACCTCGTGATGCGGCTGTCCGCCGAGGCCGCAGCCGCCGGCGGCTACTGCAAGGCCCTGATGGGCAACCACGAGCTGCTGCTCATCGGCGCCAAGCGGTTCGGCGACACCCCGGTGAACTCCGGCGCAGGCACCGCCACCTTCCAGGCCGCCTGGCTGCTCAACGGCGGCCAGAAGACGGACATGGAGCGCCTCCAGGACGTCCACCTCCAGTGGATGTCCCGCCTCGACGCGGTCGTCGAGGAGGACGGGCATCTGCTGATGCACTCGGACACGACGGCCTACCTCGACTACGGCTCCACCATCGAGGACGTCAACGACACGGTGCACGCCATTCTCACGCGGAACGACGCCGACGAGTGCTGGGACCTGTTCCGCAAGCTCACCAAGCGGTTCGCCTTCCGCGACGAGTCGGGTCCGCAGGCCGTCCAGGAGCTGATGGCGGCCTACGGCGGCCGGCGCGTCGTCCATGGTCACAGCCCCATTCCGTATCTGCTCGGCGAGGTCGGATCCGAGGACGGCGAGGACAGCGCCGGGCCCGTGGTCGACGGTCCCCATGTGTACGCGGACGGGCTCGCGATCGCCATGGACGGCGGAGTGACCATGGCCGGAAAGCTACTGGTCGTCCAACTTCCGCTGCATGTCTGA
- the thiC gene encoding phosphomethylpyrimidine synthase ThiC encodes MTTSDTRTPASDQNDEAGKSIGWHKGYVQGSRPDLRVPVRQVHLTNGKDVTLYDTSGPYTDPGVDTDVRRGLAPLRENWIIARGDTEEYAGRPARPEDDGLKHTSPRGGLRNLDAVFPGRPRRPRRSRDGRPVTQLAYARRGDITREMEYVALRENVAPEVVREEIAAGRAVLPANVNHPEIEPMIIGKRFLVKVNANIGNSAVTSSIEEEVDKMTWATRWGADTVMDLSTGRNIHTTREWVLRNSPVPIGTVPLYQALEKVDGRAEELTWEIYQDTVIEQAEQGVDYMTVHAGVRLPYVPLTARRKTGIVSRGGSIMAAWCLAHHKESFLYEHFEELCEILAAYDVTYSLGDGLRPGSIADANDEAQFAELRTLGELNTVAKRFGVQTMIEGPGHVPMHKIKENIDLQQEICEEAPFYTLGPLTTDVAPAYDHITSGIGAAMIAWWGTAMLCYVTPKEHLGLPNRDDVKTGVITYKIAAHAADLAKGHPGAQEWDDALSDARFEFRWEDQFNLALDPDTAREFHDETLPAEPAKTAHFCSMCGPKFCSMKISRSITEQFAPDLVPSASDEEIEAGMLEKSKEFAASGKRVYLPLAD; translated from the coding sequence ATGACCACATCGGACACACGCACGCCTGCCTCCGATCAGAACGACGAGGCCGGGAAGTCCATCGGATGGCACAAGGGATACGTCCAGGGGTCGCGCCCCGACCTCCGGGTGCCGGTCCGTCAGGTGCACCTCACCAACGGCAAGGACGTGACGCTGTACGACACCTCGGGGCCGTACACCGATCCCGGGGTCGACACCGACGTCCGCCGCGGTCTCGCGCCCCTGCGGGAGAACTGGATCATCGCCCGCGGTGACACCGAGGAGTACGCGGGCCGCCCCGCCCGGCCCGAGGACGACGGGCTGAAGCACACCTCGCCGCGCGGCGGACTGCGCAATCTGGACGCCGTCTTCCCCGGCCGCCCGCGCCGGCCCAGGCGCAGCCGGGACGGCCGGCCCGTCACTCAGCTCGCGTACGCCCGACGGGGTGATATCACCCGGGAGATGGAGTACGTCGCCCTGCGGGAGAACGTCGCGCCCGAGGTGGTGCGCGAGGAGATCGCCGCCGGCCGGGCCGTGCTCCCGGCCAACGTCAACCACCCCGAGATCGAGCCGATGATCATCGGCAAGCGGTTCCTGGTGAAGGTGAACGCCAACATCGGCAACTCCGCGGTCACGTCCTCGATCGAGGAGGAGGTGGACAAGATGACGTGGGCGACCCGGTGGGGCGCCGACACCGTCATGGACCTGTCCACCGGCCGCAACATCCACACCACCCGTGAGTGGGTCCTTCGCAACTCCCCCGTGCCGATCGGCACCGTCCCCCTCTACCAGGCCCTGGAGAAGGTCGACGGCAGGGCGGAGGAGCTGACCTGGGAGATCTACCAGGACACCGTCATCGAGCAGGCCGAGCAGGGCGTCGACTACATGACGGTCCACGCCGGCGTGCGCCTGCCGTACGTGCCGCTGACGGCCCGCCGCAAGACCGGCATCGTCTCCCGGGGCGGCTCGATCATGGCGGCGTGGTGCCTCGCGCACCACAAGGAGTCTTTCCTGTACGAGCACTTCGAGGAGCTCTGCGAGATCCTCGCCGCGTACGACGTGACGTACTCGCTCGGCGACGGGCTGCGCCCCGGCTCGATCGCGGACGCCAACGACGAGGCCCAGTTCGCCGAACTGCGCACGCTCGGCGAACTGAACACGGTCGCCAAGCGGTTCGGGGTGCAGACGATGATCGAGGGCCCGGGCCATGTCCCGATGCACAAGATCAAGGAGAACATCGATCTCCAGCAGGAGATCTGCGAGGAGGCGCCGTTCTACACGCTCGGTCCGCTGACCACGGATGTCGCGCCGGCGTACGACCACATCACCTCGGGCATCGGGGCCGCGATGATCGCCTGGTGGGGGACGGCGATGCTCTGCTACGTCACGCCCAAGGAGCACCTCGGCCTGCCCAACCGGGACGATGTGAAGACCGGGGTCATCACGTACAAGATCGCCGCCCATGCCGCCGACCTCGCCAAGGGGCATCCGGGAGCGCAGGAATGGGACGACGCGCTGTCGGACGCCCGCTTCGAGTTCCGCTGGGAGGACCAGTTCAACCTGGCCCTCGACCCGGACACGGCACGGGAGTTCCACGACGAGACGCTTCCCGCCGAGCCGGCGAAGACGGCGCACTTCTGCTCGATGTGCGGGCCGAAGTTCTGCTCGATGAAGATCAGCAGGAGCATCACCGAGCAGTTCGCCCCTGACCTGGTTCCTTCCGCATCGGACGAGGAGATCGAGGCGGGGATGCTGGAGAAGTCCAAGGAGTTCGCGGCGAGCGGGAAGCGGGTGTACCTGCCGCTGGCCGACTGA
- a CDS encoding YibE/F family protein encodes MTSPHLSPEPQGHQHSHAHSHGPAAPVSSRLRKVIAAVLIPFAAAVVVGLVVLWPGGAPAHERTGVGFDRQTQQGRVVNIDKVDCKDVNASQVPVSGESTPPTGEPSDGAALCEKATVEVTTGEDKGRRFVEVVQPDAPRQLREGQGVVVAYAPDAPHDLQYSVTDVNRKFPLVLLAGIFALAVVLVGRMRGVMALVALALSFAVLTLFILPAILQGSNPLLVAVVGAGAIMLIALYICHGLTARTSVAVIGTLISLLLIGLLGSLFIGWASLSGNTDDNTGLIHGLYPHLDMSGLLLAGVIIGSLGVLDDVTVTQTSAVWELHQADPTMNAKKLYRAGIRIGRDHIASVVNTLVLAYAGAALPLLLLFSIAQSSVGTVANSELVAEEIVRTLVGSIGLVASVPVTTALAALVVSADRTGLGAEAGASAPVRSGRGRRRRTT; translated from the coding sequence GTGACGTCACCTCATCTCTCCCCCGAACCGCAGGGCCATCAGCACAGCCACGCGCACAGCCATGGCCCGGCCGCGCCCGTCTCCTCCCGGCTGCGCAAGGTGATCGCCGCGGTCCTGATCCCGTTCGCCGCCGCCGTCGTGGTCGGGCTCGTGGTGCTCTGGCCCGGTGGTGCGCCGGCGCACGAGCGCACAGGTGTCGGCTTCGACCGGCAGACCCAGCAGGGCAGGGTGGTGAACATCGACAAGGTCGACTGCAAGGACGTGAACGCCTCCCAGGTGCCGGTCAGCGGCGAGAGCACACCGCCCACGGGTGAACCGTCCGACGGCGCCGCCCTCTGCGAGAAGGCCACCGTCGAGGTCACGACCGGCGAGGACAAGGGGCGCAGGTTCGTCGAGGTCGTGCAGCCGGACGCGCCCCGTCAACTACGGGAAGGGCAGGGGGTGGTCGTCGCGTACGCCCCCGACGCGCCCCATGACCTGCAGTACTCCGTGACGGACGTGAACCGGAAGTTCCCCCTGGTGCTGCTGGCCGGGATCTTCGCGCTGGCGGTGGTGCTCGTGGGCAGGATGCGCGGGGTCATGGCGCTGGTGGCGCTCGCCCTGTCGTTCGCCGTGCTGACCCTGTTCATCCTCCCGGCCATCCTGCAGGGCTCGAATCCGCTGCTCGTGGCGGTCGTCGGGGCCGGCGCCATCATGCTGATCGCGCTCTACATCTGCCACGGGCTGACGGCCCGCACCTCGGTCGCCGTCATCGGCACCCTGATCTCCCTGCTGCTGATCGGGCTGCTCGGCTCGCTCTTCATCGGCTGGGCGAGCCTGAGCGGGAACACCGACGACAACACCGGCCTCATCCACGGCCTGTATCCGCACCTCGACATGAGCGGCCTGCTGCTGGCCGGCGTCATCATCGGTTCCCTGGGGGTGCTCGACGACGTGACGGTCACCCAGACGTCGGCGGTCTGGGAACTTCATCAGGCGGACCCGACGATGAATGCGAAGAAGCTCTACCGGGCAGGGATCAGAATCGGACGCGATCACATCGCCTCCGTGGTCAACACCCTGGTGCTCGCCTATGCGGGCGCCGCGCTCCCGCTCCTGCTGCTGTTCTCGATCGCCCAGAGCAGTGTGGGAACGGTGGCCAACAGCGAACTGGTGGCGGAGGAGATCGTGCGCACCCTGGTCGGTTCCATCGGGCTGGTCGCCTCGGTTCCGGTGACCACGGCACTCGCGGCGCTGGTCGTCTCCGCGGACCGCACGGGGCTCGGCGCGGAAGCCGGAGCTTCGGCACCCGTGCGGAGCGGCAGGGGACGCCGCCGGCGGACGACGTAG
- a CDS encoding SsgA family sporulation/cell division regulator: MRESVQAEVMMSFLVSEELSFRIPVELRYEVSDPYAIRMTFHLPGDAPVTWAFGRELLLDGLNSPSGDGDVHIGPTEPEGLSDVHIRLQVGADRALFRAGTAPLVAFLDRTDKLVPLGQECTLGDFEGNLEEALGRILAEEQNAG, translated from the coding sequence ATGCGCGAGTCGGTTCAAGCTGAGGTCATGATGAGCTTCCTCGTCTCCGAGGAGCTCTCCTTCCGTATCCCGGTGGAGCTCCGTTACGAGGTGAGCGATCCGTATGCGATCCGGATGACCTTCCATCTGCCCGGCGACGCCCCCGTCACCTGGGCTTTCGGCCGTGAGCTGCTGCTCGACGGCCTCAACAGCCCCAGTGGTGACGGCGATGTGCACATCGGGCCGACCGAGCCCGAGGGGCTGTCCGATGTCCACATCCGGCTGCAGGTGGGAGCCGACCGTGCTCTCTTCCGGGCCGGTACGGCGCCGCTCGTGGCCTTCCTCGACCGGACGGACAAGCTCGTCCCGCTCGGCCAGGAGTGCACGCTGGGTGACTTCGAGGGCAACTTGGAAGAGGCGTTGGGGCGAATTCTGGCCGAGGAGCAGAACGCCGGCTGA
- a CDS encoding helix-turn-helix domain-containing protein produces the protein MTTASSPAVPTLIGSVQRALRLLEAVGTHRDGAPAKQLAREAGLPLPTAYHLLRTLTHEGYLRRENGVFLFGDAAERLAGDGGVRNRPRTMAQSLGRWRDIVGAPVYCAVYRDGEIELVAVADTPAAPAVAEWAAFRETGHAHAIGQCLLSRLDEKAREDHLDRHPVRPLTRYSVRDRPALLERLRSLERTEPVIERQEYALGTVCAAIPITAGFPAAAMAISVPLDQEERLLPAVERLRGEVASLLRSFVFSISI, from the coding sequence TTGACCACGGCATCGAGTCCGGCTGTTCCGACGCTGATCGGATCGGTGCAACGGGCGCTGAGACTGCTGGAGGCCGTGGGCACCCATCGCGACGGGGCCCCGGCCAAACAGCTCGCGAGGGAAGCGGGCCTTCCCCTTCCCACCGCCTACCACCTGCTGCGCACCCTGACCCACGAGGGATATCTGCGCCGTGAGAACGGCGTCTTCCTGTTCGGCGACGCCGCCGAACGGCTCGCGGGGGACGGCGGTGTGCGGAACCGGCCCCGCACCATGGCCCAGTCGCTGGGCCGCTGGCGGGACATCGTCGGCGCCCCGGTCTACTGCGCGGTCTACCGCGACGGCGAGATCGAGCTCGTGGCCGTCGCCGACACCCCCGCGGCCCCCGCAGTGGCCGAGTGGGCCGCCTTCCGCGAGACCGGGCACGCGCACGCGATCGGCCAGTGCCTGCTGAGCCGGCTCGACGAGAAGGCCCGAGAGGACCATCTCGACCGGCATCCGGTGCGCCCGCTGACCCGCTACTCCGTGCGCGACCGCCCGGCGCTGCTGGAGCGGCTGCGCTCACTGGAACGTACGGAACCCGTCATCGAGCGCCAGGAGTACGCCCTCGGTACGGTCTGCGCCGCCATCCCGATCACGGCCGGATTCCCGGCTGCGGCGATGGCCATTTCGGTACCCCTCGACCAAGAAGAACGGTTGCTCCCCGCAGTCGAACGACTACGTGGCGAAGTGGCCAGCCTCTTGCGTTCGTTCGTGTTCTCTATCAGTATCTGA
- a CDS encoding DUF5326 family protein — translation MREIFAGMPWWVKWIAVPVIAIVVFGGLIASVVAFVVGLLFKILIFVILVGGLVFVVRKFLSSSSGSDW, via the coding sequence GTGCGGGAGATATTCGCGGGAATGCCCTGGTGGGTGAAGTGGATCGCGGTGCCCGTCATCGCGATCGTCGTGTTCGGTGGTCTGATCGCCAGCGTGGTCGCCTTCGTGGTCGGCCTGCTCTTCAAGATCCTGATCTTCGTGATCCTGGTCGGCGGGCTCGTCTTCGTCGTACGGAAGTTCCTGTCCTCCTCCTCGGGGAGCGACTGGTAA
- a CDS encoding cupin domain-containing protein, producing MKAFRLDELEAERAANDGAYLQFVRERNMSVGLYALDAGELDPQQPHQQDEVYFVVSGRASITVGMETTQVGRGSVVYVPAGTAHKFHHITEDLRVMVVFSPPEG from the coding sequence ATGAAGGCATTCAGACTGGACGAACTGGAGGCGGAACGGGCCGCCAACGACGGCGCGTACCTGCAGTTCGTCCGCGAACGGAACATGTCTGTCGGCCTGTACGCCCTGGACGCGGGTGAACTCGACCCGCAGCAGCCGCACCAGCAGGACGAGGTCTACTTCGTGGTCAGCGGCCGTGCGTCGATCACGGTCGGCATGGAAACCACACAGGTGGGCAGAGGAAGTGTCGTGTATGTCCCCGCCGGCACGGCCCACAAGTTCCACCACATCACCGAGGATCTGCGGGTGATGGTCGTCTTCTCCCCGCCCGAGGGCTGA
- a CDS encoding phage holin family protein has protein sequence MKNFVVKTIANAGALAVAIWLLQDITLTGGSTGRKVLTLILVALIFGLVNFLVKPVVKLLTLPLFILTLGLITLVVNALMLLLTSWLADVLNLSFHVHGFWTAVLGGLIISIVSWALNVVLPDED, from the coding sequence ATGAAGAATTTCGTAGTCAAGACGATCGCCAACGCGGGTGCGCTGGCCGTGGCCATCTGGCTGCTCCAGGACATCACGCTCACCGGCGGCAGCACCGGCCGCAAGGTACTGACCCTGATCCTGGTCGCGCTGATCTTCGGTCTGGTCAATTTCCTGGTCAAGCCGGTCGTGAAGCTGCTCACGCTGCCGCTCTTCATCCTCACGCTGGGCCTGATCACCCTGGTGGTCAACGCCCTGATGCTGCTGCTGACCTCATGGCTGGCCGATGTGCTGAATCTGAGCTTCCATGTCCACGGCTTCTGGACCGCCGTCCTCGGCGGCCTGATCATCTCGATCGTGTCCTGGGCGCTGAATGTGGTCCTGCCCGACGAGGACTGA